CGGGGGTCTCCACGATCGGCTTCGTGCGCAGGTTGAACGAGGTGTTGAGGATCATCGGCACCCCGGTCAGCTCGTCGAAGCGCTCGATGAGCCTGCGGAACTTGCCGTCCTGCTCGGCCGCCACGGTCTGGATGCGGCACGTCCCGTCGACGTGGGTGATCTCCTCGATGGACTCCCGCTTCTCCGGGAGCACCGGGCACACGAACAGCATGAACGGGCTGTCCTCGACCGGGATCTCGAAGTAGTCCACGGCCCGCTCGGCCAGCACCGAGGCGGCGAACGGCCGGAACGCCTCGCGGAACTTCACCCGCGCGTTGAGCCGGTCCTTCATGCCGGGCAGGCCGGGGTGGCACAGGATCGACCGCGACCCGAGCGCCCGCGGCCCGTACTCGGCGCGGTCCTGGAACCAGCCGATGATCTCGCCGCGCTGGATGGCCTCGGCCGCCGCCTGCACCATGTCGGCCTCGTCGGCGTGGTACACGGGGTCGCACGACCAGGTCTTGCTCGCCTGCTCGATCTGCTCCTTCGCGACCCGGGGCGGGCCGAGGTACACGTCCGTCATCCGCAACGAACGGGGGTCCGCCGGAGCGACCGTGCCGGGCTCGTTGACGATGTTGTAGTAGGCGTAGAGCGCGGCGCCCGCGGCGTTGCCGTCGTCGGTCGCCGCCGGGAACACGGAGATGCCGTCGATGTCCAGCTCGCGCGCCAGCCGGGCGTTGGTGGTGGAGTTGAGGAAGCAACCGCCGGACAGCACGAGGTTGCGGCTGCCGGACATCGCCAGGCTCTTGTTGGTGAGGAAGAGCATGGCGTCCTCGAACTCGGACTGGATCTGGTAGGCCAGGTCCTTGTGGAGCTGGGTCATGGCCTCGCCGCGCTTGCGCGGCAGCAGCTGGGCGCCCGTTTCCGCGTGCTTCGCGAAGCCCAGGTCCACGAGGGACTGCGTCGCGTTGTCGAACCGCATCTCGTCGCCGCTCACGTCGATGAACAGCGGCTCGGCCGACAGGCGCTTGCCGTAGGGCGCGAGGCCCATGGTCTTGCCCGCGTCGTCGTACGCGGTGCCCGACTCGCGGAAGCCGAGGGCCAGCGTGACGACCCGGTACAGCTCGCCCAGGCCGCCGATGTTCTCCGGCAGGAGGACGGCGCCGTTGTGGACGGTCCCGGCGATCCGCGTGCTGGCCCGCGTCATGCGGAACAGCTCCTTGGGGCGGCTGCCGAACGAGAACTCGAACGCGGTCTCCCGCTCGCGGTGGCCCCGGAAGATCGACCCGTAGGTGTCGACCACGACCGCCGCCGCGTCCGGCAGGCCGGACGTGTAGAACGCCGCGCCGGCGTGCGCCAGGTGGTGCGCCGGGTGGGGGAGGGCGAGCCGCTTGCCCGCGGGCGCGAGCACACCGAGGATGTCGAGCAGCCGCTCCTCCTCGTTCTGGTCGCCCGACTCGGTCGACGTCCCGATCCAGTAGTCGACGTCATCGATCGTGAGGCCCTGGCCGCCCAGCACCTCGACCGCCAACCTCGTCATGGCGAGCGTGTACTCGTGCCACGGCACGGTGCCCCGCTTCTGCTGCGTGATGCGCTCCAGCGCGAGAGCCGCCACGATGCGCCCGTCCTCGACCAGGCTCATGCTGCTGTCGTGGCTGAGATTGACACCTACGATCCGCATATCTGACTTCTTCCGACAGTAGGCAGGCGTCTGCCTGACACGGGGTTACCGGACTCCGGTCGTGCGGTGGTGGACGACGGGCGCGGCCCGACCGGTGAACGCGCTCGGTTTCAGCTGGCCTGGGCCTGCATCCGCC
This region of Saccharothrix longispora genomic DNA includes:
- a CDS encoding carbamoyltransferase C-terminal domain-containing protein, with the protein product MSLVEDGRIVAALALERITQQKRGTVPWHEYTLAMTRLAVEVLGGQGLTIDDVDYWIGTSTESGDQNEEERLLDILGVLAPAGKRLALPHPAHHLAHAGAAFYTSGLPDAAAVVVDTYGSIFRGHRERETAFEFSFGSRPKELFRMTRASTRIAGTVHNGAVLLPENIGGLGELYRVVTLALGFRESGTAYDDAGKTMGLAPYGKRLSAEPLFIDVSGDEMRFDNATQSLVDLGFAKHAETGAQLLPRKRGEAMTQLHKDLAYQIQSEFEDAMLFLTNKSLAMSGSRNLVLSGGCFLNSTTNARLARELDIDGISVFPAATDDGNAAGAALYAYYNIVNEPGTVAPADPRSLRMTDVYLGPPRVAKEQIEQASKTWSCDPVYHADEADMVQAAAEAIQRGEIIGWFQDRAEYGPRALGSRSILCHPGLPGMKDRLNARVKFREAFRPFAASVLAERAVDYFEIPVEDSPFMLFVCPVLPEKRESIEEITHVDGTCRIQTVAAEQDGKFRRLIERFDELTGVPMILNTSFNLRTKPIVETPGDALNCLFGSRLDRLFIGQYEFTAPNFADMVPTSLTADGDKGPADPREAAILGLVDGSRSVRRIAEEAGLDVEVTINLVLDMRRREFLDWANLPNRYRELTIPTPQYQQNFSESR